The proteins below are encoded in one region of Lonchura striata isolate bLonStr1 chromosome 1, bLonStr1.mat, whole genome shotgun sequence:
- the COX6C gene encoding cytochrome c oxidase subunit 6C: MSAALLPKPQMRGLLARRMKFHLIGAFLVSMGCATLYKFGVAEPRKQAYADFYRNYDPMKDFEAMKAAGVLESAPPK; encoded by the exons ATGTCAGCTGCGCTGTTGCCAAAGCCCCAGATGCGGGGCCTTTTGGCCAGGCGGATGAAGTTTCACCTCATTGGGGCATTTTTGGTATCTATGGGATGTGCAACTTTGTACAAG TTTGGAGTTGCTGAACCCAGAAAACAAGCTTATGCAGACTTCTATAGAAACTATGATCCCATGAAGGACTTTGAAGCCATGAAGGCAGCTGGTGTGCTTGAGAGTGCACCACCCAAGTGA